A stretch of DNA from Lawsonibacter asaccharolyticus:
CCGCGTAGGCAGAGGCGGTGGAACCGATGTCTCCCCGCTTGATGTCGGCGATGACGAACAGCCCCTTGCTTTTGGCATAGCGGATGGTGCGCTCCAGCATCTCCATCCCCCGCCAGCCCAGATTTTCATAGTAGGCGGACTGTGGCTTCACTGCGGGGACGATGTCGCACAGGGCGTCGATCAGCCCCACGTTGAACTGATAGATGGCCTCACAGGCTCCCTCCAGCCCGGTGCCGTGCTCCGCGAAGGCGGCCTGGCGGATGTGTTCGGGCACATAGTCGATCCGGGCGTCCAGCCCGGCCACTGTAGGGTTCTTCATGGCCCGGATCTTGTCCTGGAGAACGTCAAAAGACATCAAACATCATTCCTTTTCGTTATTTTCATTTTTATTTCTACTATTTGTTTTCACATTTTGGGGGCCTGGCCCCTCTTCCGGCCGGTCTCACCAGCTTCCCGGATACTGACAGCGGATATTATATGCGGCCAGGCCCCCCGCCACAGTCACCAACAGGGACAGCAGAAAGGCCGGCATGAGCTCCAGCAGAGAGGCTGGCATGATGAGCCCCCCTGTGATGATCTGAATGGGCCCGATCCGCCGCTGATACTCTTTCCTCCACGGGGCCTCCCGCACCGACCGTTTCAGCCGCCAGGGCCATCCCAGCAGGTCTGTGATCCCCCAGAAGACCCAGGTCTCTCCCCAAAAGAAGGCCGCGATCAGTCCGGGGAGAGGGATATATCCCAGCCGGATCAGCTGGGCCGATGCCCCTATGATCAGGAGATTCCCCATCACAAAAAACAGCGTCGGCACCCAGCTGGGCACGCTCCTCCGCGTCTTCATGCCGATCCCACCCTTCTGCTCCCTCTCCGCCGCAGGCCGGCTCTCAGGGGGCCTCGTAGATGACCGTTCCGCCCACGATGGTGTACTTCACCCGCCCCTTTACCTTCCATCCGGCGAAGGGGGTGTTGCGCCCCTTGGATGCAAACTGCTCCGGGTCTACCGTCCACTCTTCGTTCGGGTCGAAGATGACGATGTCCGCGTCATTTCCCAGAGCCAGCCGTCCCTTCGACAGCCCCAGGATAGAGGCGGGGTTCACCGTCATCCGGCGGACGATCTCCGTCAGCTCCATCTTTCCGGTGTGATACAGGGCGGTCAGGGTGACTGCCAGGGAGGTCTCCAGCCCGACCATGCCGCTGGGCGCCCGGGTGAGGGGCCTGGCCTTCTCCTCGGCGGAGTGGGGGGCGTGGTCGGTGGCGATGGCGTCGATGGTGCCGTCCCGCAGGCCGGCGATGATCCCCTTCACATCCTGCTGTGTCCGCAGGGGGGGATTGATCCTGGCCAGGGACCCCTGCGTCAGGATCTCGTCCTCTGTGAGGGTAAAATACTGGGGGCAGGTCTCGCAGGTAACGGGCACCCCGTGCTCCTTCATCCGGCGCACGATGTCCACCGCCTTTGCCGTCGAGATATGGCAGATGTGGACCCGGGCGCCGGTCTCCTCCGCCAGCATGGCCGCGCGCATCACCTCCAGCTCCTCAGCGATGGCGGGCCGTCCCTCCAGCCAGAGCTGGCGGGATACGCTGCCCTCGTTCACCGCCCGGCCCTCCACCATGGAGGTGTCCTCACAGTGGCAGAGGACAGGCAGCTCCTGCCGCTTGGCCCTTATCATGGCGTCCCGCATCAGGTTGGCGTTGTCCACGTTGCAGCCGTCATCGGAGAGGGCCACCGCCCCCGCCTTTTTCAGCGCCTCTGCGTCGGTGGGCTCCTCCCCTCTCAGCCCCACGGACACCGCCGCGATGGGGTAGACGTGGACGCCGCTCCCCTCCTTGGCCCGCTCCCGCACATAGTGCAGCTGCTCCGGGCAGTCCAGCACCGGGTCCGTGTTGGCCATACAGGCCAGGGAGGTGACCCCTCCCCGGGCCGCCGCAGCCGTGCCGGTGCGGATGTCCTCTTTATAGGTGTACCCCGGGTCCCGCAGGTGTACGTGCATGTCCACCAGGCCCGGGCTCACCACCAGCCCCGAGGCGTCGATGATCCGGTCCGCCTCCGTCTCCAGCCCCCGCTCCAGCAGGGCCACCCGGCCGTTTTCCGCCAGCAGGTCGGTCAGCGTCACGGTCTTGCTCACCGGGTCCAGGACCCTTCCGTTCTGAATCAGTAATTTCATGTCAAACTCCTCCGGGGACCGCGGGGGGAATGCCCGGGCACCACTGTCAGCTTTTCTCTGTGTTGTATGCCCCTGCGGTCCGGCCCAGGTCCTCCTTCT
This window harbors:
- a CDS encoding dihydroorotase, with translation MKLLIQNGRVLDPVSKTVTLTDLLAENGRVALLERGLETEADRIIDASGLVVSPGLVDMHVHLRDPGYTYKEDIRTGTAAAARGGVTSLACMANTDPVLDCPEQLHYVRERAKEGSGVHVYPIAAVSVGLRGEEPTDAEALKKAGAVALSDDGCNVDNANLMRDAMIRAKRQELPVLCHCEDTSMVEGRAVNEGSVSRQLWLEGRPAIAEELEVMRAAMLAEETGARVHICHISTAKAVDIVRRMKEHGVPVTCETCPQYFTLTEDEILTQGSLARINPPLRTQQDVKGIIAGLRDGTIDAIATDHAPHSAEEKARPLTRAPSGMVGLETSLAVTLTALYHTGKMELTEIVRRMTVNPASILGLSKGRLALGNDADIVIFDPNEEWTVDPEQFASKGRNTPFAGWKVKGRVKYTIVGGTVIYEAP